Proteins encoded within one genomic window of Chloroflexota bacterium:
- a CDS encoding tetratricopeptide repeat protein, with product MTADANDAAVEAFAEVVRRFGEATEPEMQQNVGMALINMALRLADLGRTSEELDTYEQLVTRFADATDPVLSGAVSQALLNKGIRLGEQGRDTEALEAYDAVIQRCTSDSAPELQQQAGIALVNKGIRLGDLGRTDEELAAYDQAVRRFGDADDNVLRRQVAKALLNKGIRLTESGREHESIEAYDEVIRRFSDAEDQDLQALVAKALIGKGVQHARMATPPLDHPSLADPGVEATPAE from the coding sequence ATGACGGCAGACGCAAATGACGCCGCGGTCGAGGCGTTCGCAGAGGTTGTACGCCGTTTCGGCGAGGCGACGGAACCGGAAATGCAGCAAAACGTGGGAATGGCGCTCATCAACATGGCCCTCCGCCTGGCGGACCTGGGGCGGACGTCCGAGGAGCTGGACACCTACGAGCAGCTCGTGACACGGTTTGCGGACGCCACCGACCCGGTTCTGAGCGGCGCGGTGTCGCAGGCGCTCCTGAACAAGGGCATTCGCCTTGGCGAGCAGGGCCGCGACACGGAAGCGCTCGAAGCGTACGACGCGGTCATCCAGCGGTGTACGTCCGACTCGGCGCCCGAGCTGCAGCAGCAGGCCGGCATCGCGCTGGTGAACAAGGGAATCCGACTGGGCGACCTCGGCCGTACCGATGAAGAACTCGCCGCGTACGACCAGGCTGTCCGGCGCTTCGGCGACGCCGACGATAACGTGCTCCGTCGCCAGGTCGCGAAGGCGCTGCTGAACAAGGGCATTCGACTCACGGAGTCAGGACGCGAGCACGAATCCATCGAAGCCTACGACGAGGTCATCCGAAGATTCAGCGACGCGGAAGACCAGGATCTCCAAGCGCTCGTCGCGAAGGCGCTGATTGGCAAGGGCGTCCAGCACGCGCGCATGGCA